The Entelurus aequoreus isolate RoL-2023_Sb linkage group LG04, RoL_Eaeq_v1.1, whole genome shotgun sequence nucleotide sequence tgaatgaatgaaatatgaaatccgtgctgcagtctgcaggtgtacctaatgttgtggccctgcagtcattcacaactcctccaacacgaacattattgtttttgcactttttggcttcttattaaataactttttcaaatagattcaatcttgcacgtggaaagtttaagtgtgggctttagttgatataacactcccgtcagggggtgcattctacggcgagggtgcattctctaccaccaggaggcgggattactgcgagcctcagccagtgcgtcttcgcagcagttttatgattgctcagcacaagaaatacttacacacatacagttgttgacaaaatacactgtacattatatacctcagctaactaaactatggaaatgtataatataattcatatagcaatacggtctcactgcacagcaggccagcagttagccgagttcgcaatccatgttgaggcacaacgcagtgacgtgcctcaactggctgctgatcaccgcaccgtctcttctcagtatttgaacggcaaatgtgaaaattcagcgattttgaatacaaataatctaaaactggtgaagttaaatggaaaataactttatagtataatcactggatacatataacaatttaatacattttttttctttttacatttttttttctttccatgatggcacgtgaggccccgcctcacctgcctcccctgactgcacgtcactgctccTGAGCAGGGGCgtcgctagggattttgggccccatgaaaagaatctttacagggcccccaacacagcggcaacattataatttcatcatcattaggggcctctctgggccgccctccatcatgggcccctagaatccgtctcctttacccccccttttccgcgcccctgcctcccctgactgcacgtcactgctcctgagcaggggcgccgctagggattttgggccccatgaaaataatctttacagggcccccaacacagcggcaacattatgatttcatcatcattaggggcctctctgggcccccctccatcatgggcccctagaatccgtctcctttacccccccttttctgcgcccctgcctcccctgactgcacgtcactgctccTGAGCAGGGGCgtcgctagggattttgggccccatgaaaagaatctttacagggcccccaacacagcggcaacattataatttcatcatcattaggggcctctctgggccaccctccatcatgggcccctagaatccgtctcctttacccccccttttccgcgcccctgcctcccctgactgcacttCACTGCTCCtgagcaggggcgccgctagggattttgggccccatgaaaataatctttacagggcccccaacacagcggcaacattatgatttcatcatcattaggggcctctctgggcccccctccatcatgggcccctagaatccgtctcctttacccccccttttcggcgcccctgcctcccctgactgcacctCACTGCTCCtgagcaggggcgccgctagggattttgggccccatgaaaataatctttacagggcccccaacacagcggcaacattatgatttcatcatcattaggggcctctctgggcccccctccatcatgggcccctagaatccgtctcctttacccccccttttcggcgcccctgcctcccctgactgcacgtcactgctcctgagcaggggcgccgctagggattttgggccccatgaaaataatctttacagggcccccaacacagcggcaacattatgatttcatcatcattaggggcctctctgggcccccctccatcatgggcccctagaatccgtctcctttacccccccttttcggcgcccctgctcctgagtataagtcgcacccccggccaaactatgaaaaaaactgtgatttataatcggaaaaatacggtacttgttttgTTTAAAGACACAACAAACTAATCACAATTGATTTATGTAGCTCTTAATcactgcctcaaagggcttcactaACCGCGGCATCCCCTAAAGtcaacccacatccgggcaagaaaaagTCTTAAATAGTCCCACCTCccatataaatatgtttttaggtTAAGTGTGGaatcaaggattttttttttacccgagTAATATTGGTAACAAATCCAAGGTAAATGAGAAATGTTCCTGCTGTGTAAAATTTGCTGGAGCCGTGTAAGTTCCCAGTGTTGACTGGCAGTCTAACTACATGGCTTATGTTTTCAAAAGCTACTACACTATCCTGGACCTTCATTTACATAACTATTCTATTTGTGATTCAATGTCGATGATCAAACACCCCGGATGTTGTCCTGAGGATGGGTTACAGACCCACCCTCCACCCATCATGTATGAATTGATTGATTTGGCTGTTATGAACAGGATGAGGTCAATACACAATCACGTGATACATGAGCCAAACAATGGTCTTACTTTTAGCGCCTCGACATGTTGGTAAAAGCTAGTTACATCACTCCTCTTATTGAACTTTAATATTGATTACTTTTCCAAATGTCCAAGTTCAATCATCTCTTCGATTGAGCACCCTTTTTCAGCCAATCCAATGAGCTCCCAGTTGTTACGTCAGCCATGATGTCAAATCAAGCCACCATGCATGTAAGAATTCCTCCATTCCATCCCTCTGCATCCAGATGATGAAGAAGACAAAGCTATCCGGAGTTGGTAGACAGAGACTAGAGAGTTTGTGTCAGCTCGGTCAAAACTACTGACTGGTCAGAAGTAAACCGGTCGTTGCCTCGCAGAGATAACAGTCACCTGTAGGAAACTGGAGCATAAGAGCAGCGTAAAGACGGATCACCATCAGTGGCCTCTGTACAGTTGCCTCCAACAAGAAGGCATCCATTCTCTACCTCCAGGGAAGAGACAGGTCATGGAGAAGTATTTTAGGCCTGTTCACAGCCCCTCTGGCCAAGGTGAGATGAAATTGCAGAAGCACCACCATCCCGAAGACCAGGAGTCGCACAGGTAAGATAGTCGGATGTACAGTACAATTTAAAGTTGATGATGTACGTTGAAAATGATTGTTTGTGTCGCAGGTTTACACTCTTCGAGGACTCTGATGTCAGTCAGGAAGAAAACCACCACCTCCATGGAAATGATCACTACCTCTACAACAACCCTCACCGTCATCCAATGCACCAAACTCCTCACAACGAAGAGGATGAGATACTTTACAACCACGGCACTCCTGTAACTCTCTCCAGAGCTTCATCCTCTTCCCTTTCTTCATCCTCCTCCAATTTCTCCTCATCGTCCTGGTATACAGAGCCAAGCGCCAACAATGCCTTCTCTCTGCGCCACGCTGAACGTCCGCAGCATTCTCTGTCCTGCTCCAACATCGCAGACGTCCGCAGGGTTTTCCGGGAAGACGACAGCAGCAAGCCGGTTGTCTTTGCCACCGTCAATCATGGCAGCCGCAGCAGTGTTGCTTGTCACACTCATGGCAGCTCACAACAGAAAACCAAGGCGGTTTATTCAGCTCTTGACCGAGGTCATAGCAGAAGCGAGGAGGGCCTTCTGGAGGGTTTTGAAGGACGCGATGGCAGAAAACCATCCCAGGCACCGAGCAGCGGACAACTGTACAAGACGTCGAGTTTGACTCGGAGCCTGGCTTTCACTGATAAAGACCTTCTCTTAGGAGATTCCAGAGGCCCAAAGAGAGCGGTATCATCCAGTCAGCTTCCCAGCAAAGGAATCCTCAAGAACAAGGAGCCTCGTGCTGACATACGAAAAGCTAAATCGATGGAGGTGATATCCCCAAGAGTTCCCACACGACAAGCACCTAGTGGACAGAAGGGGACAGGCATTGACCCATCTGAGATAGAGCGAGTGAAGGAAAATGTACTTCAGGGAAAGTTGCAATTTTCTGCTTTCCTGGATGAGATAACTAAGCAAGTGATAAGTCCATCGTATCTCACCATGATGGGTgcgaacaataacaaaacaagtAACAAGCCTTGCGCACCGGCTCCAACTCTCGACCCAGTTAAGCCTCAACTCCCACCAAAGAAGAACAGGAAGAGCCTTGTCGAGAAGAGGGAAGAGTATCCCAAACACAACAAGAGGCAGGAGAAAGGTGCTAGCGGCGGCTCTGGAAAACACTCGGACTGCTCTAATCCTGACAAACTGATCTCATATGCAGCCTGCAGCCACCAGGGTAGTCCCCCACCCCATCACTATCGCTTCTCCCCAAGTCAAAATACTAACCAGGGAAAATCACGTAAAGACAAGAGGATGTCACCCCTTGTGGGTTTCGTGTCTGAGAACAGACTTGGCAGGTTAGGTGTACCCCACCTAACCGATGGAACCAGCTCCAGCCCGGAACCAAATCAGCCCAAACAGCGGCACCACCACAGCAAGCAGCAAACCGCCGCCTTCCATAGTCCACATACCCAGCACTTCCCTCAACCTCACCAGGGGTATCTTAGTGCCAGCCAAACAGGGCACAGCACCTCGCCACCATCCTCAGCGCAGCGTGCAAGACCAGGCCTCGGATCAGAGTCTTCATCTTGTAAGTCAGACTCGTCCAGAACCCGAGACACAGCCTCCAGTGCTACCAGTCCCAGCTCGGAGCACAGCGGGCGGCATCATTTAGAGTCTTCGGTGACCTCAAAGCAATGCAGAGTGAGTTCACTTCAATGCTTTCTTTGTATGCTAAAAATATTCTACCATTTGTTCGCTATGCAGATGTCGGAACATTCTGACCACAGCGCTTAGGCCCCCAAGAACAAATCATTAGTAAAGACTAAAATGCCACAATCAATAATAATTCTACCATCATGCCCCCTTTAATGATGCAATGACCCGTCCTGGGGTCATATTGACTTTCAACATGTGAAAACAAACGTTCATGACTACCATTTTGTTCAATCATTGGTATCTTCAATTGACGCAACTCTACAGCCCAACTTTCAGTTTCTGTTCATCAATAATGGATTTGGTGCAAGGTTGTTTGAGGAATGCCTCATTTCTGCAAGCACGTATTGTTTTGTCATCGCAGTAGAAAATCACCTGTCCTGTCTCCTTTCTGCAGGACCGACTGTGTGACTCAGAGCAGCTTCAGTAAGTAAATACAAGAACAACAATATCATCATAAAGGCTTTAagacacatatgtcagagtcaaggcccgcgggccatatccggcccgcgagaaggttttttacggcccttgggatgatcttgatttattattagaaccggcccgcagaccgcagatcttttacacgcaccaagcggatgccggtccaaggttccgaaagggggcgagcggcccgccgggacgcgcctgccggccgaagggctgcagcccggccgtcagtcgcggagcccgccgtgccacgcgcgccaagggggcgggccgaaacccggccccgaggccctgagacttctgctttgtttccccaaaccgcgcgtcaccgccgggcccgcaccaccgtcgggctgcagcccgagcgtcggtggcggaacccgtcatgtgccgcgcgcgccaagcggagcgggggggtcaagcgggccgaaacccgcaggccaccccctcaccacgaggccctgagacttctgcgtttgacccctacgcgcggcccgtcgggacgcgcccgccgtcaagccacgagggccagccgtcgggtcgcggagcccgccgtgccacgcgcgccaaggggcgggccgaaaccagcggggggtttcgggcacccaactcgcctccctcccacggagggaggaggggggtttaatgtgaacattactgtgcaatcacatatttagagtttttactcaattcaagtttaaaagttaaagtttaatatttgttttcactgcatgttacttctccttaaacaaagtgttgtttttgatttatagatttttgcactttattttattgtatttcaatttaattatattttaaaaatatttcagttgagtggatgatagaaaattgctattattgtttttttctttgaagtaaatttagcccacttttgctaaaatagaaaatataggctactgatggtgccttgaataccggtttctttcatttaatgttcatgttatggggatttttatataaaggaaatttgtcttttgtgtctgttgaaaattaaagattactgacagagccataagaaaatattgctttatttatctgatcatattggaatatatttgttaggttttcagtaggttcaattaggttcact carries:
- the si:ch211-276i12.4 gene encoding uncharacterized protein si:ch211-276i12.4 produces the protein MEKYFRPVHSPSGQGEMKLQKHHHPEDQESHRFTLFEDSDVSQEENHHLHGNDHYLYNNPHRHPMHQTPHNEEDEILYNHGTPVTLSRASSSSLSSSSSNFSSSSWYTEPSANNAFSLRHAERPQHSLSCSNIADVRRVFREDDSSKPVVFATVNHGSRSSVACHTHGSSQQKTKAVYSALDRGHSRSEEGLLEGFEGRDGRKPSQAPSSGQLYKTSSLTRSLAFTDKDLLLGDSRGPKRAVSSSQLPSKGILKNKEPRADIRKAKSMEVISPRVPTRQAPSGQKGTGIDPSEIERVKENVLQGKLQFSAFLDEITKQVISPSYLTMMGANNNKTSNKPCAPAPTLDPVKPQLPPKKNRKSLVEKREEYPKHNKRQEKGASGGSGKHSDCSNPDKLISYAACSHQGSPPPHHYRFSPSQNTNQGKSRKDKRMSPLVGFVSENRLGRLGVPHLTDGTSSSPEPNQPKQRHHHSKQQTAAFHSPHTQHFPQPHQGYLSASQTGHSTSPPSSAQRARPGLGSESSSCKSDSSRTRDTASSATSPSSEHSGRHHLESSVTSKQCRDRLCDSEQLQVLREENSDLHQNLLQTVVCIESLESELQRTRDELSNVKEKYKSLLESHSGSRTANNLLGDNLHIAVRELARQE